A region of the Streptococcus suis genome:
CCAGCAATAGGAATCATCCTGCCAAGCTACGACTGGCTCTTTACCATCATCATCGTCTTTTTGGGCCTATTTGTCATTATCCGCCACAAGGAAAATATCCAGCGAATTTTGAAAAAGGAAGAAAACCTTGTCCCATTTGGACTCAACCTAACCAAACAGAAAAAGCGAGTTTAAATCACTCGCTTTTAATTTATAGTCTTTTAGATTACCTTTAGTACTCGCTCCAAAGGTTCGGGGAACCTTTGGAGGTTGGAGATATAGCGAACAAAGTTCGCCTCAATAGCTGCAGACAGCTTGTACAGTCGAATGACTATGCAAGGTTGGAGATAGCACTTGCGGAGCAAGCCACCCCTGCAAAGTACGGCAAAGCGAGTTCAAACAATCCAGCGGAATGTTTGAAGTTGGAAATAAGGAAATGGAGTTTCCTCTTGCGTCGAAGTAATAAAAGAAAAACTAAATGACTGATATGTAAAGCCCTTTGTCAAGTAAAAACAATCGAACTGATTAAAAAATGAAAAGTATCTAGAAAGAGCCTAGTTCTTAGCTTCGGGCATTGGCCACTCTGATATTCGTGGATTGGTTACCTACAGGTCAATGGTTCTGCCGCGAGTCCTACTCTCTATAAGCGTGGATCACAATTGTGCCACTTAGTCATTTCGTAGATGACTCAAACCTTGAAGTCCTAAACTCCTTCAAGATACTTTCCATTCAAACATGATTTCAATCCTTATTTCTGTCCAAATTCACCCAGTGATTTTGGATAGAAATAGGGATTCCTCATCGCTCTGCGATGATAAAACTTAATGGTCAAAAGTGTACATGAAAACAAGCGCTAACTTCAAGCTATTCTTCCTGTCATCATCCCCCAAATAAAACCAGACAATTCTCGTGCAATAGCTGTTTTAGCAACATTTTGTTTCTTATTTTTTCCTAGAACAAGTGTGCGATAACGTCTTCTTAAGCGTTCATTAGCCTTATCCGCATAAGCAATCACCTCCACTCGGTTTCCACTTTGTCTCCGTTTCAATTCTTTGGATTTATACCCAATCGTCCCCTTAGCCAATGATTGTGCAGCTTCTATCAGAAGTCGTCTCACATGGCTATTCCCAGCTTTGGTGATAGCACCTCTTCTCTCCTTGTCACCGCTAGAATTTTCGTTAGGAGTTAGCCCAAGATAGGAAGCAAAATGTTGAGCTGTCGCAAAGCGGTTAAAATCACCGATTTCCGTCACAATGGAAAGTGCGGTTAGTGTTTTAATGCCAATAAAGCAAGAGAGCCATGAGACCTTCTCTTGATAACTGTCGCTTTGACCCAGTTGCTCAATTCGCGCATCATACCGTTCTATTTGATCTACTAATTTCTCATAGGTCAATAGGTATTCTGTCAAAATCTCTGCGTAAAGTCCATCAGGATTTAGGGAATGGAGCCAGCGGACATGTTTCTGTGTCCAATTACTGCTTCCCTCGGTATAGCGAAAATCATGTCGGAGACAGAAGGCAAGAATTTGTTGTTTGATTTTCTTCAGAGCCACTTTGTGGTCTGTTCTCATGCGGATATATTCTTTGACTTGTTCATCCTCAACAGTAGGAATATGAACAGGCCGATAGCTACGAAAGGCCAGAGCTTTTGCGAGCTGAGCTGCATCTTTTTTATCAGTCTTAACACGCTTAGATCCTTCCTTCATCACCGTTGTAGGCGCCATCACGATACAGGGAATCCCGTGAGCTTGTAGCTGGTGATATAGGGTAAATCCAAGACATCCGGCTTCGTAGCCACATAACACTTCTGCATCTTGACCATATAAACGACGAAGCTCATTCACATAGTTCACAATATAGCTAACATTTGGACCAACTTTAGTGCTATGTTTGAATTGATTCGCCATCATATCATAATAGCAGAGTGAAAAACTTTCTTTGTGAACATCCATTCCGATGAAAAGTGTGGTAAAATGAAACATATAAGACCTCCAATTGAGTGTGGTAATTCCTGTTAGAAGTTGATTGTTTTTTTTATTCTAGTGTACAGGTAAATCCACGAATTCTCAACTGGGGGTCTTTACATATTGTCTATATTTTGACTTCAACCACTTCTATTCTCTCCCCACCAAGCAAAATCAAATGGCAGTCTACACGATCTATCTTGTAGGCTTTTTTCAATGCCTCGGCATAGAGTTGCATTTGAGCTTGGTAACGTTGACTGAGTTGGATTGGTTGGTCATATTTGTCTGTCTTGTAATCAAAGAGGACAATATGATCATCATACAGTAGGTAGCCATCGATAATTCCACGCAGGACAAAGTTTTCCTGAGATACAGGATCTGTCTGCAAACTTGCAAATGGAGCTTCTCGGTGGAGTTTGTCCGTATTGGCTAGAATTTCTCTTCCTAAGTCTGTATCAAAGAAATCCAAAATCATCTGAACATTGATTTTATCTTTAATCGCTTGCTCAGCATGAACAGCTTCTAGAGCTGCTCTTACCGTATCTTCTGTCACCAACCAAGACAGATCCAAGCGTTGCATGAGTTCATGGACTGCTGATCCGACTTGGGCTCCAGTGATTTTTGGTTTCTTGGAGAAATCTGGCAAGTTGAAGGTCCGTTTTGGCTGGTATTTTTCCATAACTTCCATGCCTTCTTGTTCCAAAATAGGCTCATAGAGTTTCTTGATTTGACTTGGAGTCCGTAAACTTGGCAATTCAATGGCAGCCTTATAGCGTTCGTTCAACTCTTGAACAGAAGACAGCTGGTCCAAGGCCTGGGCGATGTCTTCTGATTGACGAATATCTTTAAGGCTGGTATCTTCTAGCTTACTCTTCAATTTCAGTTTACCGATCTTCTCCTCTGTCAAATCCTCGTCCGTTACAAAGACTTTCTTGAAGCGCAAGTCTTCTCCTGAAAAAGCCTCATCAATGGCTAGAATCCAGTCTTGGAAGGTTGCCATGCTTTCACGAGTTGATAGGGCAAGTACGCCATCTTCCTTTTTGCCATCGTATTTTTCAGCTAACTTGTCAGCATTGCCCTTTCCAACCAGATACAGCTTCTTCTCGGCACGCGTTAGTGCAACGTAAAGCAACCGCATTTGTTCTGAGAGATTAGCAATTTTTAGCTCTTGGAGATTATTTTGATAGGGAAGGGTGTTCATTAAGACTCGCACCTGAGGCAATGGGCTATTTACCTTATCTTTCATATCCGCTAAATATTGGATACCTAGACCATTTTTCCGGCTGATAATGACTGACCAGTAATGGTCTTCCAAGTTGAATCGCTTATCGATGTTCATGAGGAAGACATATTTGAACTCCAAACCTTTTGACTTATGGATGGTCATAAGCTGTACAGCATTTTGCGGTAGAAACTCTTGTACATCTGCCAAGTCCTTGTCATTTGCTAAGGCACGGTCAATCATGGCGATGAAACGAGACAAGCCCTTGTAGCCTGTTTTTTCGAACTGGTTGGCACGCAGACCTAGTGCATATAGATTGGCCTGACGCTTGCTACCATTTGGAAGAGCACCAACATAGTCATAGTAGAATTTTTCATTGAAAATCTTCCAAATCAAGTCATAAATAGAATGCAGTTTGGCAAAAGCACGCCAGTTTTCTAAGATAGACAAGAAATCCTTGATTTTCTTCTTCAACTCTCCTGACATAAGTTCAGGATGTTGCCCATTTGTTTGATGGGCTATTTCCATTTTCTGGTACAAGAAACCGGTCCCAGCCTGCAAGGAAATCCGTGTCAGCTCATCCTCATCGAATCGGAACATAGGCGATTTAAGCAGGGCAACCAAGGCATAGTCATTGAGTGGATTATTGATAACCCGCAAGGTATCCAGCATGATCATGACTTCTAAAGATTGCAAATAGGAGGCTGCTCCACCATCTGCCACAATTGGAATCCCGTGTTTTTCAAAAATGGACATAATGAGGTCATTGTGCGTCCGTTTTTGCACCAAGAGAGTGATATCCTTGAAGTCTGCTCCTTCTTCATTGTGAAGACGAATAATCTCTTTTGCAACGACCTCAATTTCACCAGCAGTCAGAGGTGTTTCCTCCTCAGCATCCATTGAAGAATGTGCGCTCTCCTGCTGGTCGTAAATGAAGTATTCCATCTCATGCTTGGGCTGGGCAATTTTTTGACCAGGACTACCAGCCACTAGACTGTGGGTGTCGTCATACTTGATTTCCCCTACTTGACGGTCCATCAGACGCGTGAAAATAGCATTTGTTGCCTCCAAGACCTCAATCTGACTACGGAAGTTTTCCTTGAGTAATATCAATTTCCCAGCCTGAGGATTTTCCTGATACAATTCAAATTTCTCTTGGAAAATCATCGGATCCGCCTGACGGAATCGATAGATGGACTGCTTAATATCGCCCACCATAAAGCGGTTGTGACCGTTAGACAGCAGGTCCAACATTCGCTCTTGGCTATGGTTGTTATCCTGGTACTCGTCCACCATGACTTCGTGGTATTTTTCTTGGAAAAACTGGCGGATGTCTGCATTTTCTTCTAAAATACGAATAGCGAAATGCCCAATATCACCAAACTCAAAAGCTGCTTCCTTGATTTTGACATCCAGATAAGCCTGCGAAAAATCCAAGACAAAGTCACGTAATAATACGAGCAGTGGCAAAGCTTGAATCTGATAGTCTTTCAGCAGGGTTAATTCATAGACTTCCTGACCCAAATCT
Encoded here:
- the addA gene encoding helicase-exonuclease AddAB subunit AddA encodes the protein MDGTNERRSGLMAFEEFLNSEEIKAVQLAEANSDKQQKRTPEQIEAIYTHGQNVLVSASAGSGKTFVMVQRILDKLKRGVGIDQLFISTFTVKAAGELKERIEKNLNETISETTDMELRQHLSAQLADLTKADIGTMDSFTQKLVTTYGYSLGISPQFRILQDETEKASLKKEVFDQLFADYLEQDENGAFRKLVGNFSGNRKDNSGFRQVIYQVHDFSQSTSSPTKWLKEQAVQADLYSQERIEQMLEQGFKEKVLDKLYQAADFFRYHVEWGRNDFGSAKYFSSVEDVIELLTGIDHLDSKQLMERVERVLLINDQSRGKGLTNANRPKDEHLIAFKEEYNAGKSQIISGLRDLGQEVYELTLLKDYQIQALPLLVLLRDFVLDFSQAYLDVKIKEAAFEFGDIGHFAIRILEENADIRQFFQEKYHEVMVDEYQDNNHSQERMLDLLSNGHNRFMVGDIKQSIYRFRQADPMIFQEKFELYQENPQAGKLILLKENFRSQIEVLEATNAIFTRLMDRQVGEIKYDDTHSLVAGSPGQKIAQPKHEMEYFIYDQQESAHSSMDAEEETPLTAGEIEVVAKEIIRLHNEEGADFKDITLLVQKRTHNDLIMSIFEKHGIPIVADGGAASYLQSLEVMIMLDTLRVINNPLNDYALVALLKSPMFRFDEDELTRISLQAGTGFLYQKMEIAHQTNGQHPELMSGELKKKIKDFLSILENWRAFAKLHSIYDLIWKIFNEKFYYDYVGALPNGSKRQANLYALGLRANQFEKTGYKGLSRFIAMIDRALANDKDLADVQEFLPQNAVQLMTIHKSKGLEFKYVFLMNIDKRFNLEDHYWSVIISRKNGLGIQYLADMKDKVNSPLPQVRVLMNTLPYQNNLQELKIANLSEQMRLLYVALTRAEKKLYLVGKGNADKLAEKYDGKKEDGVLALSTRESMATFQDWILAIDEAFSGEDLRFKKVFVTDEDLTEEKIGKLKLKSKLEDTSLKDIRQSEDIAQALDQLSSVQELNERYKAAIELPSLRTPSQIKKLYEPILEQEGMEVMEKYQPKRTFNLPDFSKKPKITGAQVGSAVHELMQRLDLSWLVTEDTVRAALEAVHAEQAIKDKINVQMILDFFDTDLGREILANTDKLHREAPFASLQTDPVSQENFVLRGIIDGYLLYDDHIVLFDYKTDKYDQPIQLSQRYQAQMQLYAEALKKAYKIDRVDCHLILLGGERIEVVEVKI
- a CDS encoding IS110 family transposase, translating into MFHFTTLFIGMDVHKESFSLCYYDMMANQFKHSTKVGPNVSYIVNYVNELRRLYGQDAEVLCGYEAGCLGFTLYHQLQAHGIPCIVMAPTTVMKEGSKRVKTDKKDAAQLAKALAFRSYRPVHIPTVEDEQVKEYIRMRTDHKVALKKIKQQILAFCLRHDFRYTEGSSNWTQKHVRWLHSLNPDGLYAEILTEYLLTYEKLVDQIERYDARIEQLGQSDSYQEKVSWLSCFIGIKTLTALSIVTEIGDFNRFATAQHFASYLGLTPNENSSGDKERRGAITKAGNSHVRRLLIEAAQSLAKGTIGYKSKELKRRQSGNRVEVIAYADKANERLRRRYRTLVLGKNKKQNVAKTAIARELSGFIWGMMTGRIA